Proteins encoded within one genomic window of Procambarus clarkii isolate CNS0578487 chromosome 31, FALCON_Pclarkii_2.0, whole genome shotgun sequence:
- the LOC138370265 gene encoding serine/arginine repetitive matrix protein 2-like, with product MPSGRHARLQVVADASRSSRTPPGRHGRLLMPSGRHARLQVVAEPLGRHGCLQVVRDASRSSRTPPGRHGRFQVVTDASRLPRTPIGRHGRLQVATDASRSSRTPPGRHGRLQVATDASRSSRTPPGRRGRLQVVADASRSPRTPPARHGRLQVATNASRSSRTPPGRRGRLQVVADASRSSRTPPGRRGRLQVVTDAFRSSRTPPGRHGRLQVVTDASRSSRTPPGSHGRLQVVTDASRSSRTPPGRHGRLQVVTDASRSPRTPPGRHGRFQVVTDACRSPRTPIGRHGRLQVVADASRSSRTPPGRHGRLQVVADASRSSRTPPGRRGRLQVVTDASRSSRTPPGRRGRLQVVADASRSSRTPPGRRGRLQVVADASRSSRTPPGRRGRLQVVADASRSSRTPPGRRGRLQVAADASRSSRTPPGRHGRLQVVMDASRPSRTPPGRHGRLQVATDASKSPRTPPGRHGRLQVATDASRSSRTPPDASKSSRTPPGRHGRLQVATDASRSPRTPPSRHGRLQVVTDASRSSRTPPGRHGRLLMPPSRHGRLQAVTDASRPSRTPPGRHGRLQVATDASKSPRTPPGRHGRLQVVTDASRSSRTPPGRHGRLQVVTDASRSSRTPPGRRGRLQVATEASRSSRTLPCRRGRLQVVADATRSSRTPPGRHGRLQVVTDASRSSRTPPGRHERLQVVTDASRSSRTPPGRHGRLQGRHGRLQVVTDASRSSRTPPGRHGRLLMPPSRHGRLQAVTDASRSPRTPPGRHGRLQVVTDASRSSRTPPGRHGRLQVVTDAS from the exons ATGCCTTCAGGTCGTCACGCACGCCTCCAGGTCGTCGCGGACGCCTCTAGGTCGTCACGGACGCCTCCAGGTCGCCACGGACGCCTTCTGATGCCTTCAGGTCGTCACGCACGCCTCCAGGTCGTCGCGGAACCTCTAGGTCGTCACGGATGCCTCCAGGTCGTCCGTGACGCGTCCAGGTCGTCACGCACGCCTCCAGGTCGTCACGGACGCTTCCAGGTTGTCACGGACGCCTCCAGGTTGCCACGGACGCCAATAGGTCGTCACGGACGCCTCCAGGTCGCCACGGACGCCTCCAGGTCGTCGCGGACGCCTCCAGGTCGTCACGGACGTCTCCAGGTCGCCACGGACGCCTCCAGGTCGTCGCGGACGCCTCCAGGTCGTCGCGGACGCCTCCAGGTCGTCGCGGACGCCTCCAGGTCGCCTCGGACGCCTCCAGCTCGTCACGGACGCCTCCAGGTCGCCACGAACGCCTCCAGGTCGTCGCGGACGCCTCCAGGTCGTCGCGGACGCCTCCAGGTCGTCGCGGACGCCTCCAGGTCGTCGCGGACGCCTCCAGGTCGTCGCGGACGCCTCCAGGTCGTCACGGACGCCTTCAGGTCGTCACGGACGCCTCCAGGTCGTCACGGACGCCTCCAGGTCGTCACGGACGCCTCCAG GTCGTCGCGGACGCCTCCAGGTAGTCACGGACGCCTCCAGGTCGTCACGGACGCCTCCAGGTCGTCACGGACGCCTCCAGGTCGTCACGGACGCCTCCAGGTCGTCACGGACGCCTCCAGGTCGCCACGGACGCCTCCAGGTCGTCACGGACGCTTCCAGGTTGTCACGGACGCCTGCAGGTCGCCACGGACGCCTATAGGTCGTCACGGACGCCTCCAGGTCGTCGCGGACGCATCCAGGTCGTCACGGACGCCTCCAGGTCGCCACGGACGCCTCCAGGTCGTCGCGGACGCCTCCAGGTCGTCGCGGACGCCTCCAGGTCGTCGCGGACGCCTCCAGGTCGTCACGGACGCCTCCAGGTCGTCGCGGACGCCTCCAGGTCGTCGCGGACGCCTCCAGGTCGTCGCGGACGCCTCCAGGTCGTCGCGGACGCCTCCAGGTCGTCGCGGACGCCTCCAGGTCGTCGCGGACGCCTCCAGGTCGTCGCGGACGCCTCCAGGTCGTCGCGGACGCCTCCAGGTCGTCGCGGACGCCTCCAGGTCGTCGCGGACGCCTCCAGGTCGTCGCGGACGCCTCCAGGTCGCCGCGGACGCCTCCAGGTCGTCGCGGACGCCTCCAGGTCGTCACGGACGCCTCCAGGTCGTCATGGACGCCTCCAGGCCGTCACGGACGCCTCCAGGCCGTCACGGACGCCTCCAGGTCGCCACGGACGCCTCCAAGTCGCCACGGACGCCTCCAGGTCGTCACGGACGCCTCCAAGTCGCCACGGACGCCTCCAGGTCGTCACGGACGCCTCCTGATGCCTCCAAGTCGTCACGGACGCCTCCAGGCCGTCACGGACGCCTCCAGGTCGCCACGGACGCCTCCAGGTCGCCACGGACGCCTCCAAGTCGTCACGGACGCCTCCAGGTCGTCACGGACGCCTCCAGGTCGTCACGGACGCCTCCAGGTCGTCACGGACGCCTCCTGATGCCTCCAAGTCGTCATGGACGCCTCCAGGCCGTCACGGACGCCTCCAGGCCGTCACGGACGCCTCCAGGCCGCCACGGACGCCTCCAGGTCGCCACGGACGCCTCCAAGTCGCCACGGACGCCTCCAGGTCGTCACGGACGCCTCCAGGTCGTCACGGACGCCTCCAGGTCGTCACGGACGCCTCCAGGTCGTCACGGACGCCTCCAGGTCGTCACGGACGCCTCCAGGTCGTCACGGACGCCTCCAGGTCGTCGCGGACGCCTCCAGGTCGCCACGGAAGCCTCCAGGTCGTCGCGGACGCTTCCATGTCGTCGCGGACGCCTCCAGGTCGTCGCGGACGCCACCAGGTCGTCACGGACGCCTCCAGGTCGTCACGGACGCCTCCAGGTCGTCACGGACGCCTCCAGGTCGTCACGGACGCCTCCAGGTCGTCACGAACGCCTCCAGGTCGTCACGGACGCCTCCAGGTCGTCACGAACGCCTCCAGGTCGTCACGGACGCCTCCAGGGTCGTCACGGACGCCTCCAGGTCGTCACGGACGCCTCCAGGTCGTCACGGACGCCTCCAGGTCGTCACGGACGCCTCCTGATGCCTCCAAGTCGTCACGGACGCCTCCAGGCCGTCACGGACGCCTCCAGGTCGCCACGGACGCCTCCAGGTCGCCACGGACGCCTCCAAGTCGTCACGGACGCCTCCAGGTCGTCACGGACGCCTCCAGGTCGTCACGGACGCCTCCAGGTCGTCACGGACGCCTCCTGA
- the LOC138370266 gene encoding serine/arginine repetitive matrix protein 2-like, producing MPPSRHGRLQAVTDASRPSRTPPGRHGRLQVATDASRSSRTPPGRHGRLQVVTDASRSSRTPPGRHGRLQVVTDASRSSRTPPGRRGRLQVATEASRSSRTLPCRRGRLQVVADATRSSRTPPGRHGRLQVVTDASRSSRTPPGRHERLQVVTDASRSSRTPPGRHGRLQGRHGRLQVVTDASRSSRTPPGRHGRLQVVTNASRWSRTPPGRRRRLQVVADASRSSRTPPGRHGRLLMPPGRHGRLQVTDASRPSRTPPGRHGRLLMPPSRHGRLQAVTDASRPSRTPPGRHGRLQVATDASRSSRTPPGRHGRLQVVTDASRSSRTPPGRHGRLQVVADSSRSSRTPPGRHGRLQVVTDASRSPRTPPGRHGRFQVVTDASRSSRTPIGRHGRLQVATDASRSSRTHPGRHGRLQVVADASRSSRTHPGRHGRLQVATDASRSPRTPPGRHGRLQVVTDASRSSRTPPGRHGRLQVVTDASRAVTDASRVVTDASRSSRTPPGRHGRLQVVTDASRSSRTPPGRRGRLQVVADASRSSRTPPDASRSSRTPPSRHGRLQAVTDASRSSRTPPDASKSSRTPPGRHGRLQAVTDASRSPRTPPSRHGRLQVATDASKSSRTPPRLR from the coding sequence ATGCCTCCAAGTCGTCATGGACGCCTCCAGGCCGTCACGGACGCCTCCAGGCCGTCACGGACGCCTCCAGGTCGCCACGGACGCCTCCAAGTCGCCACGGACGCCTCCAGGTCGTCACGGACGCCTCCAGGTCGTCACGGACGCCTCCAGGTCGTCACGGACGCCTCCAGGTCGTCACGGACGCCTCCAGGTCGTCACGGACGCCTCCAGGTCGTCACGGACGCCTCCAGGTCGTCACGGACGCCTCCAGGTCGTCGCGGACGCCTCCAGGTCGCCACGGAAGCCTCCAGGTCGTCGCGGACGCTTCCATGTCGTCGCGGACGTCTCCAGGTCGTCGCGGACGCCACCAGGTCGTCACGGACGCCTCCAGGTCGTCACGGACGCCTCCAGGTCGTCACGGACGCCTCCAGGTCGTCACGGACGCCTCCAGGTCGTCACGAACGCCTCCAGGTCGTCACGGACGCCTCCAGGTCGTCACGAACGCCTCCAGGTCGTCACGGACGCCTCCAGGGTCGTCACGGACGCCTCCAGGTCGTCACGGACGCCTCCAGGTCGTCACGGACGCCTCCAGGTCGTCACGGACGCCTCCAGGTCGTCACGAACGCCTCCAGGTGGTCACGGACGCCTCCAGGTCGTCGCAGACGCCTCCAGGTCGTCGCGGACGCCTCCAGGTCGTCGCGGACGCCTCCAGGTCGTCACGGACGCCTCCTGATGCCTCCAGGTCGTCACGGACGCCTCCAAGTCACGGACGCCTCCAGGCCGTCACGGACGCCTCCAGGTCGTCACGGACGCCTCCTGATGCCTCCAAGTCGTCATGGACGCCTCCAGGCCGTCACGGACGCCTCCAGGCCGTCACGGACGCCTCCAGGTCGCCACGGACGCCTCCAAGTCGCCACGGACGCCTCCAGGTCGTCACGGACGCCTCCAGGTCGTCACGGACGCCTCCAGGTCGTCACGGACGCCTCCAGGTCGTCACGGACGCCTCCAGGTCGTCACGGACGCCTCCAGGTCGTCGCGGACTCCTCCAGGTCGTCGCGGACGCCTCCAGGTCGTCACGGACGCCTCCAGGTCGTCACGGACGCCTCCAGGTCGCCACGGACGCCTCCAGGTCGTCACGGACGCTTCCAGGTCGTCACGGACGCCTCCAGGTCGTCACGGACGCCTATAGGTCGTCACGGCCGCCTCCAGGTCGCCACGGACGCCTCCAGGTCGTCGCGGACGCATCCAGGTCGTCACGGACGCCTCCAGGTCGTCGCGGACGCCTCCAGGTCGTCGCGGACGCATCCAGGTCGTCACGGACGCCTCCAGGTCGCCACGGACGCCTCCAGGTCGCCACGGACGCCTCCAGGTCGTCACGGACGCCTCCAGGTCGTCACGGACGCCTCCAGGTCGTCACGGACGCCTCCAGGTCGTCACGGACGCCTCCAGGTCGTCACGGACGCCTCCAGGGCCGTCACGGACGCCTCCAGGGTCGTCACGGACGCCTCCAGGTCGTCACGGACGCCTCCAGGTCGTCACGGACGCCTCCAGGTCGTCACGGACGCCTCCAGGTCGTCACGGACGCCTCCAGGTCGTCGCGGACGCCTCCAGGTCGTCGCGGACGCCTCCAGGTCGTCACGGACGCCTCCTGATGCCTCCAGGTCGTCACGGACGCCTCCAAGTCGTCACGGACGCCTCCAGGCCGTCACGGACGCCTCCAGGTCGTCACGGACGCCTCCTGATGCCTCCAAGTCGTCACGGACGCCTCCAGGCCGTCACGGACGCCTTCAGGCCGTCACGGACGCCTCCAGGTCGCCACGGACGCCTCCAAGTCGTCACGGACGCCTCCAGGTCGCCACGGACGCCTCCAAGTCGTCACGGACACCTCCCCGTCTCCGCTGA